The Marinomonas sp. CT5 genome contains the following window.
AGTGAAAGGGCCTGTTTTGTGCTTGGTTGGGCCTCCAGGGGTTGGTAAAACATCGTTGGGACAATCTATTGCCAAAGCTGTTAACCGCAAGTATGTTCGGATGGCGCTTGGTGGTGTGCGTGATGAGGCTGAAATACGCGGTCACCGTAGAACGTATATTGGTTCTATGCCTGGTAAGTTGCTACAAAAATTGGCGAAGGTGAAAGTTAAAAATCCACTCTTCTTATTGGATGAAATAGATAAGATGGGCATGGACCAGCGAGGTGATCCTGCTTCTGCATTGTTGGAAGTGTTAGATCCCGAACAAAATCATACGTTCAATGACCATTATCTTGAAGTGGATTTTGATTTATCAGATGTAATGTTCATTTGTACGTCTAATAGTATGAATATTCCAGGGCCTCTTTTGGATCGTATGGAAGTTATTCGCATTCCTGGTTATACCGAAGATGAAAAACTGAATATTGCAAAGCGTTACCTTTTACCAAAACAAATTAAGTTGGCTGGTCTAAAAGAGACTGAGATTCAAGTTACTGATGATGCTTTAATGGATGTTATCCGTTACTACACTAAAGAAGCTGGTGTTCGCGGTTTAGAGAGAGAGTTAAGTAAAATTTGTCGGCGAGTGGTGAAAAAGCAGGCTCTAGGTAGCAAAAAATCATCCAAAGCGGTTGAAGTTACCAATGAAAATTTGGAAGATTTTTCTGGTATTCATAAATTTAGTTATGGAAAAGCAGAAGAAAAAAATCAAATTGGACAGGTTACTGGGCTCGCGTGGACTTCAGTTGGTGGTGAATTATTAACCATTGAGGCTGCTGGAGTCCGTGGTAAAGGTCGTCATGTCAAGACCGGTTCGCTGGGGGATGTCATGCAAGAGTCCATTCAGGCTGCTTTAACAGTCGTTAGAAGTCGAGCGGCAGGACTAGGAATTGATGAAGATTTTCATGAAAAAACAGACCTTCATTTGCATGTGCCAGAGGGCGCTACACCCAAAGATGGTCCAAGTGCAGGCGTTGCTATGTGTACGGCTATTGTTTCTGTGCTAACTAAGGTCCCCGTTAAGGCCTCTGTGGCGATGACTGGCGAGATTACTCTGCGTGGTGAGGTGTTACCTATAGGTGGGCTGAAAGAGAAGCTTCTCGCGGCTCATAGGGGGGGGATAAAAACGGTCGTTATTCCTCAAGAAAATGCTCGTGATTTGAAAGAAATTCCTGATAATATCAAGGCCGACATAGACGTCATACCTGTAAAATGGATCGATGAGGTGCTTGATATTGCTTTGGAGTACATTCCTTCACCAAAAAAGGTAGAAACATTGCCTTCAAGTGAAAAAACTGTTGATGAACAAGAAACTGTAAGTCATCATTAAAGGCATATCCTGTGTTGACAGGGAGTAGGCTGGGCTTGTATAACTGCTCGCTCGGCTTTATCGGTAGGCATAATTACTGCGCCGAAAAAAATCTAAGGAACCACGAAAATACTGAAGGGGTACAACGTGAACAAATCTGAATTGATTGATGCTATTGCAGCGTCTGCTGATTTATCTAAAGCTTCTGCAAGCAATGCTCTTGACGCAACTTTAAAAGCAATTGAAGCTGCTTTGGCAAAAGGTGACCAGGTTACACTAGTTGGTTTTGGTACTTTTGCAGTTAAAGAACGTGCGGCTCGTACAGGTCGTAATCCTCAAACTGGTGAGGAAATCCAAATTAAAGCAGCGAAGGTTCCAGGTTTTAAAGCCGGTAAAGG
Protein-coding sequences here:
- the lon gene encoding endopeptidase La, with product MSDSLLLPMLPLRDVVVYPHMVLPLFVGRAKSIAALESAMESDKQVFLVAQQDASKDDPALEDLYSIGTTAKVMQLLRLPDGTVKVLVEGGKRARLEKMEESDGVVLGQVVELELLEEDQAEHGVIRNALLKQLDEYVAGSKRIPAEVVASLKSIDDLAKLIDNITGHMSLKLEDKQKVLEIDSLTGRGEYLIGLMDGELDIAHLEKSIRSRVKKQMEKSQREYYLNEQMKAIQKELGDMEDGGNELDQLQEKITEVGMSDEAKDKAEAELKKLRMMSPMSAEAAVVRGYIDWLTSLPWKKRSKVRNDLAYAEKVLNQDHYGLQDVKERILEFLAVQQRVKKVKGPVLCLVGPPGVGKTSLGQSIAKAVNRKYVRMALGGVRDEAEIRGHRRTYIGSMPGKLLQKLAKVKVKNPLFLLDEIDKMGMDQRGDPASALLEVLDPEQNHTFNDHYLEVDFDLSDVMFICTSNSMNIPGPLLDRMEVIRIPGYTEDEKLNIAKRYLLPKQIKLAGLKETEIQVTDDALMDVIRYYTKEAGVRGLERELSKICRRVVKKQALGSKKSSKAVEVTNENLEDFSGIHKFSYGKAEEKNQIGQVTGLAWTSVGGELLTIEAAGVRGKGRHVKTGSLGDVMQESIQAALTVVRSRAAGLGIDEDFHEKTDLHLHVPEGATPKDGPSAGVAMCTAIVSVLTKVPVKASVAMTGEITLRGEVLPIGGLKEKLLAAHRGGIKTVVIPQENARDLKEIPDNIKADIDVIPVKWIDEVLDIALEYIPSPKKVETLPSSEKTVDEQETVSHH
- a CDS encoding HU family DNA-binding protein, with amino-acid sequence MNKSELIDAIAASADLSKASASNALDATLKAIEAALAKGDQVTLVGFGTFAVKERAARTGRNPQTGEEIQIKAAKVPGFKAGKGLKDAVN